The nucleotide window AATTAGTCAATATCCAAAattttatctttaatttaGTTGGAGCAAGCTAATAATTGATTTTATTGGAACCAAATTAAGCAcatctttcttttttgcGTATTAACATCATGGTCATTTTGTTCATTCTAGTTGATGCATGGAAGTACCTTTAAATTGACTAGTAAAAATGATTTTGTGAGCTCTAAACTTATTTCAATAGACTCGTTAATACAATAGCATAGTCCgttaagaatattttaacGTATGATAAGAATTTGTTACTTAagtcaatattttttctacACTAAATTCTATGTCCATTTAGCACGTTGCAGCTTGGTTTCTCACCGTTCTCTTtttaattatatatatttgcTACCGTATGTTACAATTCCTGTTGATTTGGAAGGTACATATTCGCTTTGAAGTTACCATCGGAATTCTCTCACAGATCTATTACAGCCGGATATGTTTTTCTATGAAGTATGTCAATATATGGATATACTTTTCGATGAATCgattaaatttattaaaaatatatatatttgcaCCTTAAGtgaattcaatgaaatgagaaaaattatcatcaagTGTGGAacaaaattaatgaatctTACTAAATAAAAGGAATGTACCACATTGtcttttttcattttggaattgaacCAAAGAGGGTCCTGAACTCTataaggaaaaaaattgaaatgaCCTAATGACTGTTTTGGGCTTTGCGAAGAAGAGTGTAGTGAAGGGGAAAGACCTGAAAGtgatcaaaataaaaagtaACCATAATGTGCAGCTAAAGCTCTTTGAGGCAAAAAGGAtatgtttcaaaattttcagaaaCATATCCAGAAATTTGGAGCCTCTTCTCGTAATAGTATTAGGGATcgaatatattatttcGTTATATAGCACAGAAAAACTAGAGAGATATTACAAATGTTGATTTGACATTATTTTACTCCCGGAATGTGTCAATGAAATCTGTCTGGATCGCTTTCAAAGAAGCTAATGAGATTGGTTCATTTCCGGTCATCACTTCCTTTAGTACCTCCACGATGATGtgaattttcttcatttgcTTTGAGGTTTCTAGATTCTCTTTTCGCTCTATGTCTGTCAAAGTTCCTCTAGTGGATCCatcttctattttttttagtAACACAGATATTATATATgccttttcaataatatgTGGGTCAAAGTATGGCGAAACCATCTTTATTGCATTATTGACAATATTAGAAGCATGACCTCCAACAGTATAACTCATTCTGATTGAATTATCGGGTAAATTTCGACTTTGCATATGCAAATGTAAAACGTTGGGTCTTGTTACTAATATAGATGGGATGGCCTCGAAATGTGTGGACAGAAGCACGGTACCCTTTGTTCCTATAAGATGTTCAGTAATGGCCAATGAAATCGAAAATCCGTCACCGATACTTGAACCTCTACCAAGTTCATCTATAATAAGTAATGTGTCTTGATCAGTGTCATCCAAAAAATAAGccatttctttcatttcAAACGAAAAAGTAGAACTATTCATTTCCATCGTATCATTGCAAACCCTTGCATGGACTTTTTTATAAATAGGGACGATAGCCGATTCGGCTGGGACAGGAGAGCCTATTTGCGACATAATGCAAAGTAAGGGTAATTGTTTCAGGTATACCGATTTGCCGCTTCTATTACACCCTGTAATTATTTGGACAGCTGAACTTGTCTTTGTACTTACTATGTCATTGGGAACAAATCCTTTTATCAATGTTTCCAGAATTGGATGTCTTGATTGTCTGAGAAATAGATTAGTTGAAAACTTTGGAAAGCAGTAATTTTCCTTGAATGATTTAAATGCAAAAGAGCAAAGTAAATCTAAGATTGAAACTGCCTCTGATATCATGAAAAGGATAGAAAGGTACTTAACAACTTCGTTTAAAAGCTCTAAAACAACTTGTTCGCTGATTGAAGATATTTCcaatataatttctttgagTCTTacattcattttcattatgtTAAGAGTGCAACATTCAATAAAGTTTTTCTTCGAAATCTTATTTATAAACTCATTTGGCAAAGAATTTAGATCATTTATTTCACcctttttaattttgaGGAAGAAGCCTCTATTTGAATCAAAGCTGTAATCTAGAGGAAGGTCAAACTCTTTAGATAGTCCTTCTATCTCTTCCATGATGTCGTTCATAAGATTCTTGTAGAGTTGGCGAGATATTTCTAACAAGCTGTTTGCACTATCATTAACAGCATAGGTTTGTTGGTTCTTCAGTTCTAAATTTGACGACGCCCAAATGCAATCTTCGTTGATATATTTGTTGATACATTGTTCAATCTCAGTTATCgattcattaaaaaatattttcttcaccTCTTGCAACAGACGGCTTTCAAATTCTATGGGTTCCAGAATTGCCTTCAATCTTTGTGTGGTAATTAAGGAGTCTTTCAATAGGATCACGTAATTGATCTTTTGCTCTGCCTTAATGGCATTATGATTTACTGACAATAATTTGACAAATATTCTATCTAGATCTTGATATACCTTCATATGTTTCCTTAATTGTTCTAAAAGCTTTTCGTCCCCTTGTAACTCTTTTACTGCTTCTTGTCTCATTATGATACTTTTTTCGTCAGTCAATGGTTGTAAGATATTGTTCCTTAACGATCTTTCTCCCATCTTCGTGCAAGTAgtatttaaaaatttccaaaacGACATCCCTCTCTTgtcaattatattttcaacTAATTCTAACCCATTTATTGTCTTTGGATCGATTAACATTGTATTTTCTGTACCTTCGTACCTTATTCTAAGCTTTCTAAAGTTGAATAGGGCGTCATTGGATGATTTGGCAATAAGGTCATCAGTATATGCTATAGAAGCAGCAGAAGCGCTCAATGCATAGCTCTTATCTATTAATTCCTCGATAATTGTCTTTTCTCTATCCTTATCTATCACATAGTTTTTAATTACCGATATCCCATCCTGtgaattaaaatattttgatgatgCTTCGCTAATTTTTACAGTCTCCGAAATGTTAAGCTTTATAATGGTTGCCAGTTTTGAAACAGTTGGAAATAACGAAGATGAAGGTAAAATAATCTCTGTAGGTTGATATATGTGAATCTTATGCATAGTtctaataaatatttgggAATCCATAAATTCAGAAAGAATCATTTCGCCCGTAGTATATTTCAAAAAGCAGAGACCTACCCTGGTATCCACATCTTTTGGAATATGGTAAATACAGCATATGGTACGATCTGGTAAATTCGTGAGATTTCTGATTGTACTGGTGTTTGGTGTTCCTCTCGTGGGTAAAACCGAAGTTAACCTTGATTGAACGTCAGATAGAGAAGAGACgcatcttcttttgttatttttaaGATAATTTCTATTGGTATCACAGTCAAAATAGGAAGATTTTTGGTTTCGGATGGGTTCCTCCATACTGgttgaattggaagaaccTTTGCTTTTTTTCCCAGTTGCTAACAAACCACCATGGTTATTGAACGACTCTTGATCAAAACAGTTCGCAACAATAAAACTCGATATATCTGAGCTATCCATTATCTTACTTTGCGTGTTTTATATATCCAAATCAAACTAAATTGACCCTCGATATGACATGGTTCTTAAGTAGAGAAAAAGGAACAAGTTATATGCTGGGCGGCTAATCCAAGAATGAAAAcccaaaaaaaaagaacGACCCCAGTGAGGATTGAACTCACGATCTTGCGATTAACAGTCGCACGCCTTAACCAGCTTGGCCATGGAGTCgtattttttgaaaaataactGGAATTCTTAttactttatttttttggcCCAACAATTTACTTAatcatcaaattgaaatttcttcaagagTTAATATGAAATGGCACCATCAAAGAACTGGATAATATTTCGAGTCTGTTCTTCACCAGAGACATAAACTATTATCAGCCCAACTTTTGGCAATGAAGCAGAGAATTAGTTCCTTAGATTTGCAAATTCTAGCTggagaattgaagaattcgTTGGAGAGTTATAGGTTGAATAACATCTACAATGTTTCAGATTCAACAAgacaatttcttctaaGATTTAACAAGCCAGATTCTAAACTAAATGTTATAGTTGATTGTGGGTTGAGAATCCATCTAACTGATTTTAATAGACCAATTCCTCCTGCTCCATCGGGGTTCGTTGTGAAACTAAGAAAGCATTTGAAGGGTAAACGATTGACTGCATTGAGACAAGTCCAAAACGATAGAATTTtggttcttcaatttgCTGATGGGTTGTTCTATTTAGTTTTAGAATTTTTTAGTGCTGGTAATGTTATCTTATTAAACGAAGATCGAACTATTCTATCGTTGCAAAGAATCGTTCATGAACATGAAAACAAAGTTGGTGAGACCTATGAAATGTTTGATGAAAGTTTATTCTTGAAAGATATTCCAGCGTTGCAAGACAAGAAAGTGTACACAACTTCCCAAGTGGAGGAATGGTTAACTGAAACCAGAAATAAATTCTCAATTGCAACATCCGCATTACAAGAAGCAAACGTTAGTCAGAAGAAAGgtgagaagaagaagaaaataagagTTCCATCAATCCATAAGTTATTACTTTCAAAGGAGCCTCATCTGTCATCCGATTTactttcaaagaattgTAAAATGCTTCATCTTGATCCATCCACATCTGCCCTGGAGTTCGAAGACAAATCTCAGAAACTGGTTGAATTATTAACTATGACTGAGGATGAGTACCATTCCTTATTGACAGCgaaagaaagagaaggGTTTATCTTggcaaagaaaaatgaaaattaCAATAGTGAAAGGGATAATTCCGATTTGGAATATGTCTATGAAACATTCCACCCCTTCAGGCCATATGTCGATGATAAAAATTCAGCAAACACTcatattattgaaatcGATGGTCAATACAATAAAACCCTGgataattttttctctACGATTGAATCATCCAAATATGCCTTGCGTATTCAAGCCCAAGAGTTACAagcaaagaagaagattgaagaCGCCCGTCTGGAAAATGAACGGAGGATTCAAGCATTGGTAGATGTTCAAGCTTCAAATGAGGAAAAGGGGCACTTAATTATAGCCAATGCAGACTTGGTTGAAGAAGCTAAGCTTGCAATTCAAGGGCTGTTGGATCAGCAAATGGATTGGAATACAATCGAAAAGTTGATCCTCAGTGAGCAGAGAAAAGGAAACATGATTgctcaattaattcaacTGCCATTAAATCTGAAGGAAAACAAATTTACTGTTCGATTGACACCAACCCAAgagaatgatgaaaatagTGATGAATCTAATAGTAGCAGTGATGTTGACAGTGACTCGGAAAGTGAtaattcttcctcatctgATGAATCAAGTGACTCAGATGTTTCCGATTTTGAAACAGATGAAGGAACTGAAAGAAAATCACGTTTAAAATCAAGAAAGGGCCAAAAGAAGCCTGCAACAGTTGATAAAAATACCGTCAAAGTGACCATCGATTTGGGATTAACTGCATATGCAAATGCCTCTGAgtatttcaatattaagAAAACCAGTGTTGAAAAGCAAAAACGTATGGAAAAGAACATTGAGAAGGcaatgaagaatattgaagaaaggGTGGataaacaattgaagaaaaaattaaaggattCTCATGatgttttgaaaagaattagaaCGCCCTACTTCTTTGAGAAATACAATTGGTTTATCTCTTCAGAAGGGTTTCTTGTTATGATGGGAAAAAATGGTGTAGAAACTGATCAAATTTACAGTAAATTTATCGAAGACAATGATATCTACATGTCAAATCATTTTAACACACAAGTATGGATTAAGAACCCAGATGGAAAAGAGGTGCCTCCAAATACTTTGATGCAAGCTGGAATATTGTGTATGTCCTCTAGCGAAGCTTGGTCCAAAAAGATTGCAGCTTCAGCCTGGTGGTGTTTTGCCAAGAACGTATCTAAATTTGACGATGTTGACCAAAGTGTTTTATCACCTGGTGTCTTCCGTTTAAAGAATGAGAAAGATCGTAATGAATTGCCCGCATCTCAGTTAGTTATGG belongs to Naumovozyma castellii chromosome 3, complete genome and includes:
- the MSH4 gene encoding MutS family protein MSH4 (ancestral locus Anc_8.73) gives rise to the protein MDSSDISSFIVANCFDQESFNNHGGLLATGKKSKGSSNSTSMEEPIRNQKSSYFDCDTNRNYLKNNKRRCVSSLSDVQSRLTSVLPTRGTPNTSTIRNLTNLPDRTICCIYHIPKDVDTRVGLCFLKYTTGEMILSEFMDSQIFIRTMHKIHIYQPTEIILPSSSLFPTVSKLATIIKLNISETVKISEASSKYFNSQDGISVIKNYVIDKDREKTIIEELIDKSYALSASAASIAYTDDLIAKSSNDALFNFRKLRIRYEGTENTMLIDPKTINGLELVENIIDKRGMSFWKFLNTTCTKMGERSLRNNILQPLTDEKSIIMRQEAVKELQGDEKLLEQLRKHMKVYQDLDRIFVKLLSVNHNAIKAEQKINYVILLKDSLITTQRLKAILEPIEFESRLLQEVKKIFFNESITEIEQCINKYINEDCIWASSNLELKNQQTYAVNDSANSLLEISRQLYKNLMNDIMEEIEGLSKEFDLPLDYSFDSNRGFFLKIKKGEINDLNSLPNEFINKISKKNFIECCTLNIMKMNVRLKEIILEISSISEQVVLELLNEVVKYLSILFMISEAVSILDLLCSFAFKSFKENYCFPKFSTNLFLRQSRHPILETLIKGFVPNDIVSTKTSSAVQIITGCNRSGKSVYLKQLPLLCIMSQIGSPVPAESAIVPIYKKVHARVCNDTMEMNSSTFSFEMKEMAYFLDDTDQDTLLIIDELGRGSSIGDGFSISLAITEHLIGTKGTVLLSTHFEAIPSILVTRPNVLHLHMQSRNLPDNSIRMSYTVGGHASNIVNNAIKMVSPYFDPHIIEKAYIISVLLKKIEDGSTRGTLTDIERKENLETSKQMKKIHIIVEVLKEVMTGNEPISLASLKAIQTDFIDTFRE
- the RQC2 gene encoding Rqc2p (ancestral locus Anc_8.75), with the protein product MKQRISSLDLQILAGELKNSLESYRLNNIYNVSDSTRQFLLRFNKPDSKLNVIVDCGLRIHLTDFNRPIPPAPSGFVVKLRKHLKGKRLTALRQVQNDRILVLQFADGLFYLVLEFFSAGNVILLNEDRTILSLQRIVHEHENKVGETYEMFDESLFLKDIPALQDKKVYTTSQVEEWLTETRNKFSIATSALQEANVSQKKGEKKKKIRVPSIHKLLLSKEPHLSSDLLSKNCKMLHLDPSTSALEFEDKSQKLVELLTMTEDEYHSLLTAKEREGFILAKKNENYNSERDNSDLEYVYETFHPFRPYVDDKNSANTHIIEIDGQYNKTLDNFFSTIESSKYALRIQAQELQAKKKIEDARLENERRIQALVDVQASNEEKGHLIIANADLVEEAKLAIQGLLDQQMDWNTIEKLILSEQRKGNMIAQLIQLPLNLKENKFTVRLTPTQENDENSDESNSSSDVDSDSESDNSSSSDESSDSDVSDFETDEGTERKSRLKSRKGQKKPATVDKNTVKVTIDLGLTAYANASEYFNIKKTSVEKQKRMEKNIEKAMKNIEERVDKQLKKKLKDSHDVLKRIRTPYFFEKYNWFISSEGFLVMMGKNGVETDQIYSKFIEDNDIYMSNHFNTQVWIKNPDGKEVPPNTLMQAGILCMSSSEAWSKKIAASAWWCFAKNVSKFDDVDQSVLSPGVFRLKNEKDRNELPASQLVMGFGFMWKVKTAQSESDHEDETSALDDDNSSDPEDIEEEASPVVGTTEPVEEMLQTIDNDFSDLQVRDDAKVDDSENETDGEDVFDTQTIATNMVENMNRKVRGKKGKLKKMQKKYADQDETERLLRLEALGTLKGLEKQQLKEKEEIAKQQKREYKKAKREKQKEIQALKFTRNEKVHVNYTKFLEELKPTLEKDDEIIDVVPVFAPWPALLKCKYKVKVQPGNAKKTKTMTEILHHFMKRSVDPTENDKESDWPREHEMIKSLKEQDLVLLICVDKLKISLPGQNDTSNKGKNTGKHNKSKSKGRKK